From Sphingomonas hengshuiensis, one genomic window encodes:
- the treZ gene encoding malto-oligosyltrehalose trehalohydrolase, whose amino-acid sequence MTRWGPRLLGDGCVRFRLWAPGTDAVSVELAGAEPLAMTPQDDGWFAVDAPAAPGARYRFVLPDGMTVPDPASRAQAGGVHGWSLLVDSESYRWRTDWRGRPWHETVLIEVHAGVLGGFRGVRDRLPALAELGVTAVELMPVGAFGGTRNWGYDGVLPFAPAESYGTPDDLKALVDGAHALGMMIFLDVVYNHFGPDGNYLGAYAGDFFDAEVDTPWGGAVAVARPAVAAFFIENARMWIEEYRFDGLRFDAVHAIGDDRFLDALAAELRAAVPDRRVHLVLENEGNDADRLAPDRFDAQWNDDFHNVLHVLLTGETAAYYSGFAEDPTEKLARCLGEGFIYQGETPPGAEHARGKASGHLPATAFVAFLQNHDQIGNRAMGERLTSLADHDKLRAATALLLLCPQIPLLFMGDEDGSESPFLFFTDFHDELADAVREGRRREFSNFSAFADPAARETIPDPNARETFDHSRPEPGPAAGEWRTFYRELLALRHAHIIPRLKGARPLGARVIGTGAVEARWKMADGATLAIALNLGDGPVAFPAGTGQTLFALGAPGAPASIVVERIP is encoded by the coding sequence TCGCGATGACGCCGCAGGACGACGGCTGGTTCGCAGTCGATGCGCCGGCTGCGCCGGGCGCGCGCTATCGCTTCGTGCTCCCCGACGGCATGACCGTGCCCGACCCCGCGTCGCGCGCGCAGGCGGGGGGCGTCCACGGCTGGAGCCTGCTGGTCGACTCCGAATCCTATCGCTGGCGCACCGACTGGCGCGGGCGGCCCTGGCACGAAACCGTGCTGATCGAAGTCCATGCCGGCGTGCTCGGCGGCTTTCGCGGGGTGCGCGATCGGCTGCCGGCGCTCGCCGAGCTGGGGGTCACCGCGGTCGAGCTGATGCCGGTCGGCGCGTTCGGCGGGACGCGCAATTGGGGCTATGACGGGGTGCTGCCGTTCGCGCCGGCGGAAAGCTATGGCACCCCCGACGACCTCAAGGCGCTGGTCGACGGTGCCCATGCGCTGGGGATGATGATCTTCCTCGACGTGGTCTATAATCACTTCGGTCCCGACGGAAACTATCTCGGCGCCTATGCCGGCGACTTCTTCGACGCCGAAGTCGATACGCCCTGGGGCGGCGCAGTGGCGGTCGCCCGGCCGGCCGTCGCGGCTTTCTTCATCGAGAATGCCCGGATGTGGATCGAGGAATATCGCTTCGACGGGCTGCGCTTCGATGCGGTCCACGCGATCGGCGACGATCGCTTCCTCGACGCGCTTGCCGCCGAGCTGCGCGCGGCGGTGCCCGACCGACGTGTTCATCTCGTCCTCGAAAATGAGGGGAACGATGCGGATCGGCTCGCGCCGGACCGTTTCGATGCGCAATGGAATGACGATTTCCACAATGTTCTGCACGTCCTGCTGACCGGCGAGACCGCGGCATATTATTCGGGGTTTGCTGAAGATCCGACCGAGAAGCTCGCACGCTGCCTTGGCGAAGGGTTCATCTATCAGGGCGAGACCCCGCCCGGCGCCGAGCACGCGCGCGGGAAGGCGAGTGGGCACCTCCCGGCGACCGCCTTCGTGGCCTTTCTCCAAAACCATGACCAGATCGGCAATCGAGCGATGGGCGAGCGGCTCACTTCGCTCGCCGATCACGACAAGTTGCGCGCGGCGACGGCGCTCCTGCTGTTGTGCCCGCAAATCCCACTGCTGTTCATGGGCGACGAGGACGGCAGCGAAAGCCCCTTCCTGTTCTTCACCGACTTCCACGACGAACTAGCCGATGCGGTGCGCGAGGGGCGCCGCCGCGAATTTTCAAACTTCTCCGCCTTTGCCGACCCCGCAGCGCGCGAAACCATCCCCGATCCCAACGCCCGCGAGACATTCGATCACTCACGCCCCGAACCGGGGCCGGCAGCAGGCGAATGGCGAACATTCTATCGGGAACTGCTTGCGCTGCGGCACGCGCACATCATCCCGCGGTTGAAGGGCGCGCGACCGCTCGGCGCTCGCGTGATCGGCACGGGGGCAGTGGAGGCGCGCTGGAAGATGGCCGACGGCGCGACGCTGGCGATCGCGCTGAACCTCGGCGATGGTCCGGTCGCCTTTCCCGCCGGGACGGGACAAACCCTCTTCGCGCTCGGTGCACCCGGCGCTCCGGCAAGCATCGTCGTGGAACGCATCCCATGA